The DNA region GGGCCAGGTGTGCCTCGCCCATGGCCTCGTTCTGCGTCGGGTGGGCGTGGATGAGCTGCGCGACCTCGGCCGGCAGCGCCTCCCAGTTGTAGATCAGCTGAGCTTCGCCGACCTGCTCGCCCATACGGTCACCGACCATGTGGACGCCGACCACGGCACCGTCCTTGACCTGGACGAGCTTGATCTCGCCCGCGGTCTTCAGGATCTTGCTCTTGCCGTTGCCCGCGAGGTTGTACTTGAGGGCGACGACCTTGTCCGCACCGTAGATCTCCTTGGCCTTGGCCTCGGTGATGCCGACGGAGGCGACCTCGGGGTGGCAGTACGTCACCTTCGGCACGCCGTCGTAGTCGATCGGCACGGTCTTGAGGCCGGCCAGCCGCTCCGCCACCAGGATGCCCTCGGCGAAGCCGACGTGCGCGAGCTGCAGGGTGGGGACGAGGTCGCCCACGGCCGAGATCGTCGGGACGTTGGTCTGCATGTACTCGTCGACGAGGACGTAGCCGCGGTCCATGGCGACCCCGGCCTCCTCGTAGCCCAGACCCTGCGAGACCGGGCCGCGGCCGATCGCGACCAGCAGCAGCTCCGCCTCGAAGGTCTTGCCGTCGGCGAGCGTCACACGGACGCCGTCCTGCGTGTACTCGGCCTTGTCGAAGAAGGTGCCGAGGTTGAACTTGATGCCGCGCTTGCGGAACGCGCGCTCGAGAAGCTTCGAGCTGTTCTCGTCCTCGACGGGGACCAGGTGCTTGAGGCCCTCGACGATGGTGATGTCGGTGCCGAAGGACTTCCACGCCGAGGCGAACTCGACGCCGATGACGCCGCCGCCCAGGACGATGGCGGACTTCGGTACGCGGTCCAGCTTCAGCGCGTGGTCCGAGGAGATGATCCGGTTGCCGTCGATCTCCAGGCCGGGCAGCGACTTCGGTACGGAA from Streptomyces sp. B1I3 includes:
- the lpdA gene encoding dihydrolipoyl dehydrogenase, which produces MANDASTVFDLVILGGGSGGYAAALRGAQLGLDVALIEKGKVGGTCLHNGCIPTKALLHAGEIADQARESAQFGVKATFEGIDMEAVHKYKDDVISGLYKGLQGLIASRKVHYIEGEGRLSSPTSVDVNGQRVQGRHVLLATGSVPKSLPGLEIDGNRIISSDHALKLDRVPKSAIVLGGGVIGVEFASAWKSFGTDITIVEGLKHLVPVEDENSSKLLERAFRKRGIKFNLGTFFDKAEYTQDGVRVTLADGKTFEAELLLVAIGRGPVSQGLGYEEAGVAMDRGYVLVDEYMQTNVPTISAVGDLVPTLQLAHVGFAEGILVAERLAGLKTVPIDYDGVPKVTYCHPEVASVGITEAKAKEIYGADKVVALKYNLAGNGKSKILKTAGEIKLVQVKDGAVVGVHMVGDRMGEQVGEAQLIYNWEALPAEVAQLIHAHPTQNEAMGEAHLALAGKPLHSHD